The following is a genomic window from Synechococcus sp. JA-2-3B'a(2-13).
GCCGTTTGCAATAGGCGGACGGAGTCCTTGCAGCTGACCGGGGATCCCCCTGGCCAAAGGCCTGAGCATCCCAAGGGATCCCTGAAGGCTGTTCATCGGCTGGTCAATCCTTAAAGTGGGTGCTGTCGCGACCGGGCTTTTTCTCCAAGCGAGGCGAGGCGGAAGTCGATCCCGTTTTCTTCGAGTTGTCCTGTAGCAGACCAATCAGCAGGCAGGCCACCCCGAGGTTGATGGCCACATCCGCCACGTTGAATACCGGAAAGCGAATCCAGATCAAATTGAAAAAGTCCACGACATAGCCGTTGACGAAGCGGTCGATGCCGTTCCCCACCGCTCCTGCCCACACCAAGCCATAGCCCGCCTGTTCCCAACGGCTCAGGATCCCGCCGCGGATGGCCAGCAGCCCCAATGCCAGCGCTACCCCCAACGAGATCCACTTCAAGAGCTCTGCCGAATCTTCAAACAGGCTCCAAGCAGCGCCGGTATTCTCCACGTAGGTGAGGTGAAACACCCCTGGCCACAGCTCAATCTCTGGCCCCGGCAGCAGCCGTTCCACTGCCCAGTGCTTGGTCGCCTGATCCAAGATCACCCCCAGGATCCCGGCCAGCCAAAAGCCTTTGTTTTTCATGTCGTCTTGGCCTCAATCACGTCCACCGGCAAGAGCGCCCCGATGAGCACTTTTCCCATCCTGACATGCTGCTCTTCTGCCGGCTCATTGCCCAGAAGCTCAAGGGCGGAGCCTTGGATCCAAGGTTGGGCCTGCGGCGGGATCCAACACCGGTGAGCGGCCTCAGAAGCGATTGGCCGCCTCTGGCTTGAGAGGAGCAGCAAGAAAACCGTCCAGCTTAGGCAACTGGACGGGGATCCCCTGGGGGTGGACAGGATTGGCTACCGACCCTGCTGCTCCAGGGATCGGCGCAATTCGCTGGCCATCTGCATGAACTCTTGCGGGTTGCCCGCCTTGCCGTAGGAAGAGCGATCCTGAACCTTTTTGCCGCTGCCTTGGCGGGTGCGGGTGTTGAGCAAAGCGCTGGCCATTTCCATGAACTTGGCAGGATTTCCCTCGCTGCTGCCCCGCACGAGAGGGGCGCGTCCGGCACGAGTGACAGCCATAGATACCTCAATTTCAGAAATGAAATGCTTGTTACATTTTCTCACAAGGGCTCTGCGATCAACCAGGGCCAGCGTTTCCTTGCTGTTACAGCGACTCCGGCCAATGCTTGGGGATCCCTCCAAGTGCAAACCTTGCATGAGGCTGGAAAGAGCCATCAGCGAGTCGTGGTTTTCTCTTGGGTCAAGTGATGGATCAGCCAAATAGGGAGCACCGTCAGGCCGATCACCCCCAGAGCCACCACGCTGATCACCAGGCGCTGCCGAGGCTTGGTGAGCTGGCTGAACACCCAAATCGGCAGGGTTTGCTGCTGGCCAGCGGTGAAGGTGGTGACGATGATTTCATCGAAAGACAGGGCAAACGCCAGCAGGGATCCCGCCAATAGGGCCGAGGCCAGTTCGGGCAGAAGGATGTACCGAAAGGTTTGCAGAGGATTGGCCCCCAAGTCGGCAGAAGCCTCCAGTTGAGAGCGTCCCATGCGGCGAAACCGGGCCAGCACGTTGTTGTACACCACCACCAGGCAAAAGGTGGCATGGCCGATAACAATTGTCCAAAAGCTGAAAGGGATATGCAGCAAATGGATCGCCGAGCGCAAGGCGATCCCGGAGACAATGCCCGGCAAGGCGATGGGCAGCAACACCAAAAACGAGATCGTCTCGCGGCCAAAAAATCGGCTGCGATAGACTGCTGCTGCCGCCAGGGATCCCAGCACCACCGCCACTCCGGTAGCCAGCACAGCCACCCGCAAAGACAAAAACAAGGCCCGCCAAATATCGGCCCGCCCCCAGGCCACGGCAAACCAACGCCAGGTCAGCCCCGGCAAAGGGAAGCGCAAAGTCGCCTCATCGGGGCTAAAGGCGTAAAGGACGATCACCAGCAGAGGAAGATGGAGAAAGAGCAGCACCCCCAGCGAGAACAGGATCCAAAGCCATTGGCCGATGGGAAAAGGGCGAATCGGCATGGATGAGGGAGAATACAGAGCCGGATGGGGAACAGTCTACAGGTAGAGAAATGGTCTGTGAAATAGCCTTGTAGGGAAGCAGCTTTTGGCAAGGACTTTAGATTGCTTGGCTGACTCTGGAGCTCCAGTCGAGCAGAGTATCCCAAACCCAGATTAAACTCGCAGCATGATCGCGTTTTTAAGCGGCCACCTTGTGGCCATCGAATGGGGAGAGCGCAGCAGCCTCACCGTTGAGGTGCAGGGGATCGGCTATCGCGTCAAGGCCCCAGGACGTTTTCTCAAGCAACTGCCCGCAGTGGGGGAGCCCGTCCGGGTGTTCACCCATTTGGTGGTGCGAGAGACCGAGCTGGTGTTGTACGGGTTTGGCTCGCCAGCCGAGCGCGATTTGTTTGTGGAACTCATCAAAGTCTCAGGGGTGGGGCCGGCTTTGGGCTTGGCCCTGCTGAATACCTTCGGCCTGCCGGAGCTGGTGCAGGCGGTGGTGACCGAAAATGTGCGCCTGCTCTCCCTCACGCCGGGGGTAGGCCATAAAACGGCCCAACGGCTGGCCTTGGAGCTGAAAACCAAGCTGGCCCACTGGCGACAGGGGATGGGGGTTGCGGATCAACCCTTGGCCGGGGGGCCGCCCATGCCCATCCGAGAAGAGGTGGAAATGGCCTTACTGGCCCTGGGCTACAGCACTCAGGAAATTCAGGCTGCCTTGCAAGCTCTGCCCACCCACCCCCGCCCAACGGAAGACTGGCTGCGGGATGCCATCACCTACCTGAGCCAGCAGCCATGAAGCACCGCCGCATTGCCATTCTGGGTGGAACCTTCAACCCTGTACACCACGGCCATTTGATCATGGCAGAACAAGCTCTTTGGCAGTTTGACCTGGATCAGGTGCTGTGGATGCCGGCAGGGGATCCCCCCCACAAGCCTCTGGCCCCTGGCGCCAGCAAAGCCGACCGCTTGGCGATGGTCAAGCTGGCCATTGCCGACCACGAGCGCTTCGCCTGCTCAGAGCTGGAGATCCGCCGTTCGGGGCGCTCCTACACCATCGAGACACTGCGCACCCTCATCCAGGAGCAACCCAATACCCAGTGGTACTGGATCATCGGCGTGGATGCTCTGCGGGACCTGCCCCAGTGGTATCAAGCGGAAGAACTGGCCCGCCTCTGCCATTGGATTGTTGCCCCACGGGTGGATGCCGGCGATGCCGCCCAGGTGCTGCAGGCGGTGGCCGCAAAGCTGCCCATCCAAGCCCAAATCCTGGAAGCCCCTACCCTGACGCTCTCTTCCACCTACCTGCGACAGCAAATCCAAAAGGGAGGGTCTATCCGCTACCTGGTGCCCCCTGCTGTGGAGCACTATATCCGTCAGCACCGCCTCTATCTGCAGCCCTAAAGGAAAAAAGGGGGCGGATCCCCCCTCTAGAATCACCAAATTTTCGGGCTGGAGGCCCGCACCATAGCCGCAGGCTTGGTGTCGGGAGGAAAGCCCGCCTCCATATAGGTTTGCTGGTCAAAGCCTGGATGAGCTACAATAAGCCCATGAGCCAGACTATATCCGTACGTTGCAAGCTGATAGTCCCACAAGAGTTGCGTCAAGAAATTGACCGCACCTTGCAGAGATTTGCTGACGCTTGTAACCAGATCTTGGATACCGCCAAGCGCGAGAAGTGCTGGAACACCGCCAAGCTGCACCACTTGGTCTATCGACCGGTAAGAGCAGCAACGGGGCTGAAAGCCAACCACGTCTGTCAGGCGCTCCGTCGGGTGATTAGCAACGCCAAGGCGGTGAAGCAAGTCCACAGGTTCCGCCCCACCAGTCTGACTTTGGACGCTCGTACTTTTAAGTACCGAGAGTCCGACCAAACCGTGGGCGTGACCCTGATGAGCGGACGGGTTTGGCTCAAGCTCAAGATTGGCGGCTATCAAATCGCTTTGCTGCGGGGGCAGAAGCCGACAAGCGCAACCCTGTCCAAGACCAAGCAAGGGGACTACTACATCAACATCGCTGTTGAGCTGGATACTCCCCCGACTGGCAAAACTCCAAAGGTAATCGGAGTTGACTTGGGCAGGCGGGATATCGCCACCGCTAGCAACGGACGCTCTTGGAGTGGAGAGCACATCCAGGCCGTCCGTGACCGGTTCAGCCGTGTACGCGCCAAGGTTCAATCCAAACGCACTCGCAGCTCTAGGAGACTGCTGAGAAGGCTCTCTGGGAGAGAACGGCGCTACCAGACATGGCTGAACCATAACATCAGCAAAACCTTGGTCAGGGATGCCCAGGCTATTGGTGCGGCACTGGCTTTTGAAGACTTGACAGGCATCAGAGATTGCCTGAATCAGAAGTCTCGAAGTAAGGCTGAGCGGCGCAGGACTAACAACTGGGCGTTCTACCAGCTCAGGATGTTTGTAGCCTACAAGGCTGCCATTGCCGGAGTGCCTGTGGTGCTGGTGCCGCCTGCCTACACCAGTCAGACCTGCCACAAATGCCTGCACATCCACCCTGAGCGGGGTAAGTCCTACCGCAATGGCAAGTCGTTCAAGTGTGGACACTGCGGGTGGGAAGGGGATGCTGACCATAACGCTGCTCAAGTAATCTCTCTCCTTGGGGCGACTGTAAACTCGCCTGAAATTCCGAAACTTAGCTGTCCTCTGGGGCCGCTAGGGATTGGGATAAAGCTCGCACCCTGCACATAGCGCGGGTGTCGGGTAGTTTACCAAACAGCTTAAGACCTGCCATACGCCACAGCCTCTCCCCGGAAGAGGGAAAGGCTGGAACTGGGTTGGGAAGTAAACTGCTTTTCTGGTACTCTGGAATACTTGTGCTCTGTGGGCAGTTGAGAGTGGGGTTGCGGCCAGGTGCCCCCATCAGTAGGCTAAGCCCATGCTGCGGGTGGTTTCGGGGCCAAGGTAGACTCGGATGCTCAGAAAATCGGTGGGACAAGCGGTTTCACAGCGTTTGCAGCCAACGCAGTCTTCGGTGCGGGGAGCGGCAGCGATCATGCCAGCCTTGTTGTTCCCCTTCCAGGGCACCATCTCCAACACGTCGGTGGGACAAGCCCGCACACACTGAGTGCAGCCGATGCAGGTGTCGTAGATCTTGACCGAGTGAGCCATTAGCGTTCTCCAGTCGAGCAGGTTGAAACGTTAAAAAAAGGTTTACCGAATCCGCAGGGCAGCAGCATCGCTGCGCAAGTGCCCTCAGTGTACAGTAGTCCTGGGAAGCCTCCAAAATCTCCGATCCAAATGTTCAAACAAATTTACATCCGGTGGGCCAATGGGAAGGTTGCTGGGGTTGGGCTAGGATCGGCCTGAAGATGACAGGACAAGGGATCCCGAACATGGGGCGCTCGGTGCAAGATTGGCGAAGGCAAACTCAGGGCAATCTGCGTCGTCTGGGGCCAATTTTGCTGGAGATCTTCGAGGAAAACGTCCCTCGCCTACGCCGCTGGGATCAGCAGCTCACCGACTGGGTGCGCAGCCACCGCTGGGGGGTGGATCCGTCTCTGCCCAAGGTGGCTATCTATGTCCTGGGCGCAGTGGTGATCCTGGCGATCCCACTTCTCACGTTTGTGGCTTTGGGGGCCTTTCTGACCTTTCTGGGCGTCCAAATTGTCCAAAAGTGGTCACAAGGGGATCCCGCTCGCCAAACTCAGCGCCGCTATCTGCGCAGTGCTGACGCGGATGATGATGACTTTGATCTGGATTGAGAAAGGGGCTGCGGGGAATGGGCGGGCTAACTGTCCGCCGACCGTTGGGGCTCCTGGGAGTCTTGCTGCATGCCCAAGCGTTGTTTGACCTGTCTGATCACCTTCTGGTGAGAGCGGTTTTCCAGCCTGTTCAGGCCGATGGCGCCGGCCAGGATCCCCAACTGCAAGGCCAAGCTGGGCAAGGTGGTGTTCAAGTCCCGTCCCGCCAGGGCTCGAAAGAAAAACACAAACGCCCCGATGGTAGCCGAGAACCCCACCGCCAAGTAGATGAAGCGCCGCAAGCTGCGGTAGGGAGCGGCCAGCTCCGTCAACAGCCTCACCTGCTCTGCTGAAGAGGGATCCCGGCGTTGCGACAGGGGCGATCTTGGCTTGGGATCGGAGTCTGCCATTGGCTACACCTCCTCAGGCAACAAGAGGGGCTCCCGACCGGAAACCCCCGCCAAGACGGCTTCGGCAGCGCGGCAGGCGGCCAGAATATCTCGCTCTTCCCCTCCCAAGTACACGCGGCCAAAGCTACCGAAAGGCATCACCTCCAGGATGTTGATCTGGGCAGATTTTTCTGCCTCGTTGGCAGCCAGGGGGGCATAGCCTGCCGGTTGCACCTCCAGGATGTAGAGGGTTTGGCCGGCCAGGAGCATTTGGCCACGGCGGGAACGGTTAATCAACTGGGTTTGGTGGGGATCGATGTTGCGGATGATCTGGCTGGAGATGATGCGGGGCTTGAGGCGCTCCTGTTCGCTCACCCCCAAGGCAGCCAGAATCGCCCGTCCGGCGGTGCGGGTATCCCCTTGGTTGCTGGAGTGTACTTCCAGAAGGCCGTAGAGGCGTTCCACCACCTGCAGCCCCGGCCTCACCGAGGTGGCCTTCAGGGCAATATCCATAACGCGGTTGATCTCGATGCCGGGGGAAATCTCGACCCACAAAGAAGTGTCCCCAGGCAGGGGCAAAAAGCCGTAGGCTACTGTGCCCAGATAAGCAGCATACTGGGGTTGCAGCCGATCCAAAAACACGTAACTGCGAAGGTCGATCCCCAAAAAAGTCCTCCCTTTGGCCTCAGTTGGATGTTGAGCTGATGGCGATCTACATTCTCATTCTCCAGCCTCATCCCAGCTCTTGGATCTTGGGCAGACCGGCCAACCTTGGCGCATCAGTTGGGTTGCTGCCCGGCTCTACAGATCGCCCTGAGCCACCACCTTCACCGTTGTCAGGGCTTCCACGTCGATGGGCCCGCGCACGTGCAGCCGCTGGGTAGAAATGCCCAAAGACAGGTCGCGAAACGCTCCCAACGTGGGGATCCCAGCTCCCCGGCCTGCCGAGAGGGGGGAAGTGTTGATGTGGATCAGGGCGGCATCTACTTCCTGGAGAAAGCGCTGGGCCGCCGATTGGCTATCGGTGAGGATCGTCTCCGATTGACGGCAACCATTTTTGTTAATCCAGGCGATCGCCTCCGTCAGGTCGGCAATGGGCTGCAGGCGCAGATGAGGTCGTTCTGTCGAGTCAAAGCCTTGCCCAAGCGGCTGGAGCTGCGGGAACTGCTCTAGGATGGGTGCTGCTGCCTGTACAGCGATCCCGTGACCCAGCAAGTCCTCCACCAAGGCGGTCAGATGGTTGGCGGCCCAATCGGTGTGGATCAGCAGCCAAAGGGTGAGGGGCTGATAGATAGGGATCCCTTCTGAGCCATACTGGGCGAGGGGATCCAACAAAACCGACTTGACCAAAGGCCAAGGGGCGGTGCGATCCAGATAGATGTGGCCGTAGCCCAAATGGGTAGCCAGAGTCGGCACTTTGCTGGCCTGCAACAGGAACTCCACCCAGCCGGGGCGACCGCAGGGAATCACCAGGTCTAGGTAGCGGGTTTGCTGTAACAACGGCAATAGTGGGGAATCTACTTGGGGATCTGCGGTTCGGTCTTGGGCGGGCAAGGTTTGAATGGCTCCTTCCGGGATCCCGTGCTCGTAAGCCGTCTCTGCCAACAGGTTGACCATAGCCTGGTGGGTTTTCTGGATGGGACCGCTGCTGGCCAAAATCACGCCGTTTCCCGCTTTTAAGCACATGCCAATGCCATTTAGGGCAAACTCGGGGTAGATTTCATAGACCAGAGCGATCAACCCCAACGGGACGCGGTAGCGGCCAATAAACAGGCCGTTCTCCTGGCGGTGCCCTTTCTCCAGCTTGCCAATGGGATCCGGCTGCTGGGCCAGGAGAGTCAGCAACTGGGCGGATCGCTGTAGGCGCTCGGGGGTGAGCTTCAGGCCGTTGAGGATCCACTCCGGTACGGTTTGCTCGCGGCAACTTTCCAGGTCGAGGGTATTGGCTTCCAGGAGCAGATCGGAGCGCTCCAACAAACACCGCGAGAGAGCCAGCAGGGCCTGGCGCTTGGTTTGGCTGCTCAACCGCTGCATCTGCGGTAGTAAGCGGCGTACCTGTCGCAGAGTGGTACCTAAGTCAAAGTCTGAACCGAAATCTGTCACTTGAACTTCTCCCGCCTAGCCCATTAGAGACAGACCCGCTGCGTTCTCCAGACCACTGCTAACAAGAAATGGTTGGATCCACAAGTGCTGGGGCTGCCAATTCTGGAGACCAGTCGCTGGAGAAAATCTCACTCACCTCAGGGCCGCCGCAGCAGCAGGATCGCCGTTACCATCAGCAGCGTTAGCAACAAGCCGAGAATCATGAACCAACTGAGCAACTGGGTTTGGTTTGGGAAGAGCACTGCGCCGATGAACCCAACCGCCAAGACAATGCCCAAGCTGAGGGTGAGGCCCAAGAGCGCGGATCCCTGTAGGGTGTTTTCCCGCCGCAACACCCATTGGTAGCCGTTCCAGAACCACATTTTGCGATAGGGATAAGAAACGGCCAGTTGCTCGATGTACAGGCGGTCGGGGGTAATGGCAAAAATATGCTGGCAACGGCTACACCCAAAGGCTTCGGTTAGGGTGATCAGGCGCAACTGACCTTGATGGCAGCACGGGCAGGGGTAAATTTTGGCGGGCTCAAGGGTCTGAGCGACACGCGGGGCTGAGTTTTGACGGGGAGACTTGCGGGGAGAAGAGAAGGCCACAGCTCTCAGCCGGTGAGAAGTTGGGATCCCTCACATCCTATCTTCAGGAAAGCGGAGTCAAGCCACCCAGAGATGGTGGACGTAGCGCCAGGTGAGGATTTGGTTGAGGGCGAGGAAGATCAAAGCTAGAAGCCCGTAGCCCAGCTTCAGGATAGTGCCAAGATAGCCAAGCACCCTTTGGGGGATGAAGCTGAAATCGGTGTGTTTGGCCCAATGTACCAACGCCAACACCTGCAGGATGTGAACCGGCAGACAATAGCGGCTCATGCTTCGCTGGCCCAAGGGGCTCGTACCCGTCAGGGCAATGTAAAACATGGCCCAAGCAGCCAGATGAAATCCCAGCCGCTCCCGCCAACACTGGCTTCTACCTGCCATAACTCCTGCCGCATCCATTAAACCTGTAACAAGCAGGGATCCCAGGGTGGCAGACACAAACAGTTGGCTAAGAGCGTCAGCCCACAGCCCAGGGTCTTTCATCGGTGCAGAAAGAGAGAGTAAGCTTTGCCAGCGTTCGGCGGAAAGGACATATGTGCGAGCTTGGAAAATAGCTTGATAATTGGCTTTCACGCCGGTAAAGTAACGCTGCATTTCCAGGTAGAGATCCCAGCGTCCGAAGCGGAGCTGACAGTAGAGAAAAAAGCCCAGGCCACCCAACAGAGCCAAGCTCGCTGCCATACTCGTCCAAAACCAACGGCGGGCTTGGGTTCTCTCCCCCGCTTTCAGGAGATTCAAAAAAGGGAGCAGCGCCACCGGCAAGCCGACAATCCGAGTAGCACTCATCACCAAGCCGTGGATCCCAGCCAGGAGCATCAGCAGGGGACGGCCCCCGTGAATTGACCAGTAGAGAAAACCCAGTAGGCTGGCCATAAACAAAGATTCGCTGTAGCCCACGACCAGGTAAAAGCTGGTGGGATAAAAGAAGATGAGCAAACTGGCCAAAATTTGCCAGAGGGGGGGAATTTGCCACCTGCGGTAAAGCAGGAAAAGGTAAACCCACATCAGCCAGCAAAAGAGCTGGGCGGTGAGGTAGAGCCCCAGTTCAGGGTCAACTCCCACAAGGTGACTGATTGCGGCCACTGCCAGGGGATAGCCGGGGAAAAAAGCTACGTTGCTCTGCTCGTAGGCAATCTTGTCAAAGCCCACAAACTGGTACCCTCGCCGCACAATGCTGAGATACCAATAGCTATCCCGCTGACTCAGGGCTGTGAAGGCAGAAGCATAGTCGCTCTCCTCACTCCAGAACGGGATCATGAAGATCTGCAGCACCGTCAAGGCCAAGCTGGGCAACAAGATTTGCCCTAAGAAAGGGGCAAGGTACTGCCGACCTCGCTGCAACAGATGACTGAGAGGAAAGCTCATCGCTGAATCGTTAAGGGTGAAGATGGCACTTTGATTTCTTCTTGGTAATCGTCGTCGGAGTTCACCTGCCAGAGGTCGTGGTTCCTTTTTGATCTCCACCCTAAGGCCCTGTGGATTCCTTGCCAAAGTCTAGGACTTTTGAGATACCGCTTGGTTCAATTGACACCCTCTAAGAGTGAGAGTGTAAATATTATAAAACGGCTCTAAAACAGGTCGAGAAACTTCCCTACCATCGGCCAACTCCCTGCCAAACCCCAGGACAATGAGGGGAGAAGAGAAAGGTTAGACTGGTGAGGCTGCGGCTGGAGGCTGGCCTGTGCTGTTAACCAAGGGCTTTGAGGTGGAAATGTACACCGGCACCGCCGCCGGGGAAGTGGTGGGCTTGTCGGATCGCATTTGCCAGGCTTTGCCAGGGTTTGTGCGGGAGCCGGATCGGCGCAATGTGGAGTACATCACCCCCCCTCTCCGCCGCTACGAAGACCTGCTCTGCGCTCTGCTGCGACCTCGCCTGCAGTTGCGGCAATTTTTGCGCCGTCTTGGCCCTTACACCCTTCTGCCAGGGAGTACGCTGGCTTTGGGCGGCAGCGATCACTTCGAGCGGTCGGATCCCGGCAACCCCTACCACGACTACATCGAGCGCACCTATGGCACGCGGGTGGTAACTGCTAGCATTCACATCAATGTTGGCCTGCCAGGTACCGAGGCCATCTTCCGGGCCTGTCGCCTGCTGCGAGCGGAAGCATCTCTCTACCTAGCTCTGAGCGCTTCCTCTCCTTTTCTGGACGGACGGGTGACGGGATCCCATTCCAGCCGTTGGCAGGTGTTCCCCAAAACGCCGGCTCAGGTGCCCTTCTTCCGGGATCACGCCCACTACATTGCCTGGATCCAGGAGCAGCTAGCCTTGGGCACCATGCAGAATGTGCGCCACCTGTGGGCCTCGGTGCGACCCAACGGCCCGGAGCGGCCCTACCACCTCAACCGCGTGGAGCTGCGCATTTGCGATCTGGTGGGGGATCCGGTAATGGTTCTGGCCATTACCGCCTTGGTGGAAGCCCGTCTCTGGCAGTTGCTGGCCCAGCCGGAAGCGCTGGATCCCTTGCGGGGGCCCTTTACCCCAACAGAGCTGGAGAGCCTTTGCGAAGCCAACGAGCAGGCTGCTGCTCGAGAATCGCTGCAATCTCATTTGGTCGATTGGCGGACAGGCCGGGAACGGGCGGCCCAAGAGTGGATCGAAGAGCTGCTGACCGAAGCTTGGCGTATTGGCCAACCTCAAGGCTTGGGCTGTTTTCTAGCTCCCTTGCAAACT
Proteins encoded in this region:
- the psaC gene encoding photosystem I iron-sulfur center protein PsaC, with amino-acid sequence MAHSVKIYDTCIGCTQCVRACPTDVLEMVPWKGNNKAGMIAAAPRTEDCVGCKRCETACPTDFLSIRVYLGPETTRSMGLAY
- a CDS encoding DUF3493 domain-containing protein; translation: MADSDPKPRSPLSQRRDPSSAEQVRLLTELAAPYRSLRRFIYLAVGFSATIGAFVFFFRALAGRDLNTTLPSLALQLGILAGAIGLNRLENRSHQKVIRQVKQRLGMQQDSQEPQRSADS
- the lspA gene encoding signal peptidase II, whose protein sequence is MKNKGFWLAGILGVILDQATKHWAVERLLPGPEIELWPGVFHLTYVENTGAAWSLFEDSAELLKWISLGVALALGLLAIRGGILSRWEQAGYGLVWAGAVGNGIDRFVNGYVVDFFNLIWIRFPVFNVADVAINLGVACLLIGLLQDNSKKTGSTSASPRLEKKPGRDSTHFKD
- the nadD gene encoding nicotinate-nucleotide adenylyltransferase; this encodes MKHRRIAILGGTFNPVHHGHLIMAEQALWQFDLDQVLWMPAGDPPHKPLAPGASKADRLAMVKLAIADHERFACSELEIRRSGRSYTIETLRTLIQEQPNTQWYWIIGVDALRDLPQWYQAEELARLCHWIVAPRVDAGDAAQVLQAVAAKLPIQAQILEAPTLTLSSTYLRQQIQKGGSIRYLVPPAVEHYIRQHRLYLQP
- a CDS encoding ABC transporter permease, whose translation is MPIRPFPIGQWLWILFSLGVLLFLHLPLLVIVLYAFSPDEATLRFPLPGLTWRWFAVAWGRADIWRALFLSLRVAVLATGVAVVLGSLAAAAVYRSRFFGRETISFLVLLPIALPGIVSGIALRSAIHLLHIPFSFWTIVIGHATFCLVVVYNNVLARFRRMGRSQLEASADLGANPLQTFRYILLPELASALLAGSLLAFALSFDEIIVTTFTAGQQQTLPIWVFSQLTKPRQRLVISVVALGVIGLTVLPIWLIHHLTQEKTTTR
- the gshA gene encoding glutamate--cysteine ligase, translating into MLLTKGFEVEMYTGTAAGEVVGLSDRICQALPGFVREPDRRNVEYITPPLRRYEDLLCALLRPRLQLRQFLRRLGPYTLLPGSTLALGGSDHFERSDPGNPYHDYIERTYGTRVVTASIHINVGLPGTEAIFRACRLLRAEASLYLALSASSPFLDGRVTGSHSSRWQVFPKTPAQVPFFRDHAHYIAWIQEQLALGTMQNVRHLWASVRPNGPERPYHLNRVELRICDLVGDPVMVLAITALVEARLWQLLAQPEALDPLRGPFTPTELESLCEANEQAAARESLQSHLVDWRTGRERAAQEWIEELLTEAWRIGQPQGLGCFLAPLQTLLHQGNEAQRWLKQVNQGSTPAQVYQQAIQELAEQDRERQETLCQAVG
- the ruvA gene encoding Holliday junction branch migration protein RuvA; translated protein: MIAFLSGHLVAIEWGERSSLTVEVQGIGYRVKAPGRFLKQLPAVGEPVRVFTHLVVRETELVLYGFGSPAERDLFVELIKVSGVGPALGLALLNTFGLPELVQAVVTENVRLLSLTPGVGHKTAQRLALELKTKLAHWRQGMGVADQPLAGGPPMPIREEVEMALLALGYSTQEIQAALQALPTHPRPTEDWLRDAITYLSQQP
- a CDS encoding RNA-guided endonuclease InsQ/TnpB family protein; amino-acid sequence: MSQTISVRCKLIVPQELRQEIDRTLQRFADACNQILDTAKREKCWNTAKLHHLVYRPVRAATGLKANHVCQALRRVISNAKAVKQVHRFRPTSLTLDARTFKYRESDQTVGVTLMSGRVWLKLKIGGYQIALLRGQKPTSATLSKTKQGDYYINIAVELDTPPTGKTPKVIGVDLGRRDIATASNGRSWSGEHIQAVRDRFSRVRAKVQSKRTRSSRRLLRRLSGRERRYQTWLNHNISKTLVRDAQAIGAALAFEDLTGIRDCLNQKSRSKAERRRTNNWAFYQLRMFVAYKAAIAGVPVVLVPPAYTSQTCHKCLHIHPERGKSYRNGKSFKCGHCGWEGDADHNAAQVISLLGATVNSPEIPKLSCPLGPLGIGIKLAPCT
- a CDS encoding gamma-glutamyl-phosphate reductase, whose product is MTDFGSDFDLGTTLRQVRRLLPQMQRLSSQTKRQALLALSRCLLERSDLLLEANTLDLESCREQTVPEWILNGLKLTPERLQRSAQLLTLLAQQPDPIGKLEKGHRQENGLFIGRYRVPLGLIALVYEIYPEFALNGIGMCLKAGNGVILASSGPIQKTHQAMVNLLAETAYEHGIPEGAIQTLPAQDRTADPQVDSPLLPLLQQTRYLDLVIPCGRPGWVEFLLQASKVPTLATHLGYGHIYLDRTAPWPLVKSVLLDPLAQYGSEGIPIYQPLTLWLLIHTDWAANHLTALVEDLLGHGIAVQAAAPILEQFPQLQPLGQGFDSTERPHLRLQPIADLTEAIAWINKNGCRQSETILTDSQSAAQRFLQEVDAALIHINTSPLSAGRGAGIPTLGAFRDLSLGISTQRLHVRGPIDVEALTTVKVVAQGDL